Proteins encoded in a region of the Tachyglossus aculeatus isolate mTacAcu1 chromosome 11, mTacAcu1.pri, whole genome shotgun sequence genome:
- the MLX gene encoding max-like protein X isoform X2 gives MAEPAASPEDPWVKVESAYSDNSLDPDDEDSDYHQDAHEESYKDRRRRAHTQAEQKRRDAIKRGYDDLQAIVPTCQQQDFSLGSQKLSKAIVLQKTIDYIQFLHKEKKKQEEEVSTLRKDVTALKIMKVNYEQIVKAHQDSPHEGEGQVSDQVKFGVFQGVMDSLFQSFNTSVSVANFQELSACVFSWIEEHCKPQTLREIVIGVLHQLKNQLY, from the exons ATGGCGGAGCCGGCCGCTTCGCCCGAGGACCCGTGGGTCAAG GTGGAGTCAGCCTACAGCGACAACAGCCTGGACCCGG aCGACGAGGACAGCGACTACCACCAGGACGCCCACGAGGAGTCGTACAAAGACCGGCGCCGCCGGGCCCACACCCAGGCCGAGCAGAAGAGGAGGGATGCCATCAAG AGAGGCTACGATGACCTCCAGGCCATCGTCCCCACATGCCAGCAACAGGACTTCTCCCTCGGCTCCCAGAAGCTCAGCAAGGCCATCGTCCTGCAAAAAA ccaTTGACTACATCCAGTTCCTCCacaaggagaagaagaagcaggaggaggaagtgtcCACCCTACGCAAGGATGTCACAGCCCTGAAGATCATGAAAGT AAATTACGAGCAGATCGTGAAGGCGCATCAGGACAGCCCCCACGAAGGGGAGGGGCAGGTCTCCGATCAGGTCAAGTTCGGCGTGTTCCAGGGGGTCATGGACTCGCTGTTCCAGTCCTTCAACACCTCCGTGTCTGTGGCCAACTTCCAGGAGCTGTCCGCCTGTGTCTTCAGCTGGATCGAGGAGCACTGCAAGCCTCAG ACCCTGCGGGAGATCGTCATCGGAGTCCTGCACCAGCTGAAGAACCAGCTCTACTGA
- the MLX gene encoding max-like protein X isoform X1, with protein sequence MAEPAASPEDPWVKVESAYSDNSLDPESTRKGSVVSRANSIGSTSASSVPNTDDEDSDYHQDAHEESYKDRRRRAHTQAEQKRRDAIKRGYDDLQAIVPTCQQQDFSLGSQKLSKAIVLQKTIDYIQFLHKEKKKQEEEVSTLRKDVTALKIMKVNYEQIVKAHQDSPHEGEGQVSDQVKFGVFQGVMDSLFQSFNTSVSVANFQELSACVFSWIEEHCKPQTLREIVIGVLHQLKNQLY encoded by the exons ATGGCGGAGCCGGCCGCTTCGCCCGAGGACCCGTGGGTCAAG GTGGAGTCAGCCTACAGCGACAACAGCCTGGACCCGG AAAGCACCCGGAAGGGGAGCGTAGTGTCCCGAGCCAATAGCATCGGCTCCACCAGCGCCTCCTCCGTCCCCAACACAG aCGACGAGGACAGCGACTACCACCAGGACGCCCACGAGGAGTCGTACAAAGACCGGCGCCGCCGGGCCCACACCCAGGCCGAGCAGAAGAGGAGGGATGCCATCAAG AGAGGCTACGATGACCTCCAGGCCATCGTCCCCACATGCCAGCAACAGGACTTCTCCCTCGGCTCCCAGAAGCTCAGCAAGGCCATCGTCCTGCAAAAAA ccaTTGACTACATCCAGTTCCTCCacaaggagaagaagaagcaggaggaggaagtgtcCACCCTACGCAAGGATGTCACAGCCCTGAAGATCATGAAAGT AAATTACGAGCAGATCGTGAAGGCGCATCAGGACAGCCCCCACGAAGGGGAGGGGCAGGTCTCCGATCAGGTCAAGTTCGGCGTGTTCCAGGGGGTCATGGACTCGCTGTTCCAGTCCTTCAACACCTCCGTGTCTGTGGCCAACTTCCAGGAGCTGTCCGCCTGTGTCTTCAGCTGGATCGAGGAGCACTGCAAGCCTCAG ACCCTGCGGGAGATCGTCATCGGAGTCCTGCACCAGCTGAAGAACCAGCTCTACTGA
- the LOC119934895 gene encoding homologous-pairing protein 2 homolog — protein MSKSRSDAAEAPGLLLRHLRAQNRPLSAQDACGNLQPQHGIGKTAVLKALEQLVQQGTVREKVYGKQKIYFADQGHFDTVNETDLKRLDDDIASLAARIQTVQQACRPLEAELKELTGSLTTPAMRSEIQVLQEECAGYTEKLRKIKSASNHVTPAEKEKVYSERQKYYKEWRKRKRLASEMCDAILEGYSKTKKQFYEEVGIETDEDYSVTMPPP, from the exons ATGAGCAAAAGCAGGAGCGACGCGGCGGAGG cccccgggCTCCTCCTGCGCCACCTGCGGGCCCAGAACCGTCCGCTCAGCGCCCAGGACGCCTGCGGGAACCTGCAGCCGCAGCACGGCATCGGCAAGACG GCTGTGTTGAAGGCACTGGAGCAACTGGTCCAACAAGGCACGGTCAGGGAGAAGGTGTATGGCAAGCAGAAAATCTACTTCGCCGACCAG GGccactttgacactgtgaacGAGACAGACCTCAAAAGGCTGGACGATGACATCGCCTCTCTGGCGGCCCGAATCCAGACCGTGCAGCAGGCCTGCCGCCCGCTAGAAGCCG AGTTGAAAGAGTTGACCGGCTCACTGACCACACCAGCCATGCGCAGCGAGATCCAGGTCTTGCAGGAAGAATGTGCTGGCTACACGGAGAAGCTGAGGAAAATCAAAAGTGCCAGCAACCACGTGACCCCAGCGGAGAAGGAAAAG GTATACAGCGAGAGGCAGAAGTACTACAAAGAGTGGAGGAAACGGAAGAGACTG GCCTCAGAGATGTGCGATGCCATCCTCGAGGGTTACTCCAAGACCAAGAAGCAGTTCTAC gaAGAAGTTGGGATAGAGACAGATGAAGATTACAGCGTCACCATGCCACCCCCGTGA